A segment of the Panacibacter ginsenosidivorans genome:
GCAGACAGGCTAGCATTGATTGCGGCAGCAGTAGAAATACATCCTGGTAAACATAATCTTGTAATAGGTTTAGGCTCGTGTATCACTTACAATTTTGTAAATAAATTTCATGAGTTTCTTGGTGGCAGTATTTCTCCTGGTTTAGAAATGCGTTTCAAAGCAATGAACCAGCTTACCGCTAAATTGCCTTTAATAAAACCACACTGGAATTTCCCACTTACAGGTTATGATACAAAAACAAATATGCTTAGCGGCGTTATATTAGGCATGTGCAAAGAAATAGAAGGCATTATAGAAGAATATGAAATGAGATATGCCAACTTTAACGCGCTTTTAACCGGGGGGGATATGGGCTTTTTTGTGCCTCATTTCAAAAAGAAGATATTTGCAGACCCACATTTAATCTATAAAGGCTTATATGCGATCAATAAAAGCAATAGTTGAGAAAAGTTTTTTTGCAGCGTTCGGTTTGATACTTTCCCTACATCTTTCAGCACAGGAAAATTCTCCATTTTCAAGATATGGTTTAGGTGATCTTTACCCCGCACAGAATATTGCTTCCCGCGGTATGGGTGGCGTTTCTGCAGGTTATAGTCATGAACAGGCATTGAATACTGTAAATCCTGCATCTTACAGTTCATTAAAGTTTATTAGATATGCCAATGGTACCAATGGAGGATTAATTACTTATGATATAGGTATTTCTATTGATGGCAGAACTTTACGCAGTGTTTCGCTTGGCGAGACCTATAAATCAACAAATTTTCTTCCTTCCTATATTCAAATGGGTATACCACTTAGCAGTAAAGCAGATGCCAGGAAACGAAACGCCGGCCTTGTATTTGGTCTTAAACCCGCTACACGTATTCATTACAATGTTATGGATTCAGTTGTAGAAAGTGCTTATACGAGACAAACCCTTTATGAAGGTAACGGAGGGTTAAACCAGGTATTTATTGGTTTAGGCAAACGCTTTGGTAATCTTAGTTTTGGTGTAAATGGCGGATACGAATTTGGCAGGAAAGATGTAAATACCAGGATATTATTATTAAACGATACAGTTAATTATTACAAATCCAATTCTTCGCAGAATACTACTTTCTGGGGGCTTTTTGTAACCCCGGGTATTTCATACAATATTAAATTGAATGAGGTAAAAAAAGCCGGCAACGCTTATAGTGAAGCTTATTTTCTAAGATTAGGTGCGTCAGGCACCCTGGCGCATAGTTTAAAAGCTACAACTGACACACTTCGTGAAACTTTTGATTATAGTTCAGGAGGAGCCACCACTCCAATAGATACCATACATAGCATTACAAAGGTTAACGGTAATATTGATATTCCGCTTACCTATAATGCAGGATTTCTTTTAAGTAAAAAATATATGATTGGTGAAAATGCTGTAGCTACAAAATGGTCATTGGGCGCTGATTTTGGCGCCGGAAGCTGGGCAGATTACAGGTACTATGGCAAAGCTGATAAACTAATAAACAGCTGGACATTTCGTGCAGGGGGTGAATTTGTGCCAGCCCTAACCAGCACTCACTTTTTTAGTCGCTCAACTTACAGACTTGGCCTATATACCGGTAAAGATTATATAAATGCCGATGGTAACAATTACAATGTTAGAGCAATAACGTTTGGCTTTGGTTTTTTTGTAAAGAAATATACCAGTTATGACAATAACTCAACTTTCATAAATACCGCATTTGAGATTGGAAAGAGAGGAAGCAATGTTAATAATGTTACAGAAAACTTTTTCAAATTCTCTGTAGGTTTATCTTTAGCTGATCTTTGGTTCATCAAACGCAAATATGACTAATCTGTTTTCTCATAAACTATATTACGAAGCAGCCATCATCATGTGCTGCTTTTTTGTATGCAGTTGTGAAAACAGTATGCAGGAAGTAAATGATCTTAGTAAGAAAAAGATAGGTAAAGACATTGCCGAAGATGTAACCAGTTATATGAGCCAGGGCGCACATGTAAAAGCAAAACTTACATCTCCATTAATGACGCGTACCGAAGCTGACACTGCTATAATAGAATTCCCCAAAACATTGCAGGTAGAATTTTATGATGACAGCACTAAACCAGAAAGCCATCTTTTTGCTAATTACGGCAAATATTTTGAACAGCAAGGCAAAGTTTTTCTCAAAGACAGTGTGATTGTCTTTAATATAAAAGGAGACACATTACTTACAAATGAGCTGTGGTGGGACCGCGATAAAGAAATTTTTTATACCGATAAAAAAGTGTGGATCAATCAAAAAGACAATCAAAAATTTATTGGGGAAAATGGTATGCAGGCAGATCAATCTTTTAAGGAATGGACACTTTTCCAGGGTTCAGGTATAAGAAATGTACCAGATAGTACACTGCCACAATGATGCTCAATAAGCTAACTTTAAAACGAACTACAAGCCTTCATAATATAACCTGCATCTCAAAAAACTTAAGAACTACAAATAAAGCTATCAGCAGGTATAAGGTATAAGTAAGCTTGTTGCTGATACGCATGTATTTTGCCATAGGCCTGTAAAAGCTGTTCCTGATAGCAGACCTTGAAAAAATAAAAAGTAATGAATGTTCAATAAGCTGGTTATTCTTACGCAACCTGAAATAAAATATAAAAACCATCTTTAAAAGAAATGTTCCCAGTATAAGACTCAAAGTTATTTGAGAAAACAACGGCAGCATATCATAAGATTTGAATGTTTACTCCAATTCCGGGAAAGTTACCCGGTTTTAAAACGCATATGTCACAATTTTATTATTTTCTAATTGCTTTTACGTTGAATAGAGTTATCTCCGCCCTTTATTACCAATACAATAATTATCTGAAAAAATTTATGAGCCAATCGAAAGAATCACTATTAAGCTTTCGTTGCGTCGCACTCTTGTACGCCAAAGAGTATATGAACAATTACAATCATTCAATAAAGCAATCAGCGGCATCAGCACATTTTTCTAATAGTATCAGCTTTGCACATGCTCCTTAATGTATATATTCATAAATGCATTTCCATGATATTGTCATACTCATCGTCATCATTACAGGAGTATTATTAAGCATCATTTTTAAAAAACTAACTATTCATGCTGCGCTAACCGGTGCAATCATCGCCTGGTTTGTATTTATCGGCACAGGTTATACCGGCGTTATAATGATGACGTCTTTTTTTATTCTTGGTACAGCCGCCACCTTATGGAAAATAAAAGCAAAACAGCAACTTGGTCTGGCAGAAATAAATAAAGGGAAAAGAACAGCCCCACAAGTGATTGCAAATGCAGGGATAGCGGCCTTATTATCGATAATAATATGGTTATACCCGCTACAAAAAGAGCTGGTAAGTTTAATGATTGCAGCAGTGTTTTCTTCTGCCACAGCAGATACATTATCTTCCGAACTTGGCAATATCTATGGCAGTAAATTTTATAACATAATTACTTTTAAAGAAGACCAGCGTGGTTTAAACGGAGTAGTAAGTATAGAAGGCACATTGATTGGCTTAGCCGGAAGCAGTATTATAGCAATCATTTACGCCATTGGGTTTGACTGGACTAATAAATATATTTTATTGATTATAGTAGCAGGAACAACAGGTAATTTAGCAGACTCTCTTTTAGGTGCAACAGCAGAAAGAAAATTTTTATTAGGAAATAATACCGTTAATTTTCTTAATACTTTTACCGCAGCAATTACAGCATTACTTTTGTATTTGCTATAATTATAATTACTATTTGTACTGCTTTTTGTAATATATATAAAAAGCCTTCACATAATTCTTGCTATTAAATTCAACAAAAATCTGTGAAGGCTTTAGAAAAATAGTTCTAATTTTTTGCGAGTAAATTAGCAATAAAAAGAGACTCTGGTTTGTGCGTTGTATCAGACGTGTCTTTGGGAACAGTATCTGTAATATTGTTCCAATTACTTTGTGCAAATGCTACGCTACTTTTGTTGTCTTTGTTTGAAGCATACGCTGCAACAAGCATGAGCATCATGCTTCCGAATAATAGTTTTTTCATGGTTAACTCTTTTGATTAAAAGGAAAAATAATTTCTATTTTATAGCCAACTATTATGCCATACATCAAAATGAAAGTGATTATTTTAAAAAAAAGAACAAAAATGTTTCCCATATTAGACTCATTTTTTATATAATGCATGGTTTCTAAAAATCAATACTAGCAAGGTTTTCAGTATATTTAACATAAGTAAACTGATGCACAAATTATGTTAAACTATAAATAAAGAAGAACTACTAAGTATATTTATATGATAATTCAAACTTGCATCTAATAATGATTGCATAGCTTTTAACACATAAAATATTACACTAATTCAATGAAAATTTTTAATCTCATTTTTGTTTTTTTGTTTGTATTATTTGCAGCTCTTCAGTACAATGACCCGGATCCTTATATATGGATGCCTATCTATTTATATGCAGCAGCATTATGCTGGCAGGCTTCACGTAAAAAGTTTTACCCGAAAGCATATATAGCAGGGATTATTGTATATGCTGTTTATGCAGTATACAAAATCTTCGATCAAAATGGCTTATTGGATTGGCTTGAATTACATCATGCTGAAAACATTGCAGAAACTATGAAAGCGGAAAAACCATGGGTGGAAGAAACAAGAGAATTTTTTGGATTAGTTATTTTGATAATTGTGCTGCTGATAGATCTTTTATATGCACGCAAAAGAAAACAATCAGTCTAATAATTCCTTTTCTTTTATTGTTCAATAGTGCACCGAAAGTACAAGTGAGTGACACAATAGGCGCTGCTATACGCACCATTAGCCGTCCACAAAAACATTCTTCTGATTAAACAATTTATACATCTCTATACAGCTATTTTGTAACTTAGATTTTCTTCACAAAAAATCCCTGCTATATGGCCGCCTATACATTACAGATAAACGATAAGCAATACAAAATTGAAGCAGATCCTAAAATGCCACTATTGTGGGCAATACGGGATCTGGCTGGTCTTACAGGAACAAAATATGGATGTGGCATTGCACAATGTGGTGCCTGCACTGTGCACCTGAATGGTACACCAGTACGCTCCTGCTCTATTCCAGTCTCGGCTGCGGCAACTCAAAAGATCACTACGATCGAAGGATTATCGGAAGATAATTCACATCCGGTTCAGCAGGCATGGATTGCAGAACAAGTGCCACAATGCGGCTATTGCCAGAGTGGGCAGATCATGACTGCAACAGCCCTGTTAAAGAAAAATCCAAAACCAACAGATAAGGATATTGATGTGGCGATGCAGGGAAATATATGCCGCTGTGGTACTTACGTACGCATCCGCAAAGCTGTACATACAGCCGCTGAAATAATGTCCAAATCTTAGTGCACTAATTAAAACTGTAACAATGAACACTAGCAATAAAAACGTATCCCGTCGCAATTTTGTAAGAATTACAGGCATTTCAGGGGCGGCGCTAACTGTAGGACTTTATTTACCAGCATCGGCAAAAAATAAAGCAAAAATTATAACAGGTGAAGATGCGGTTAACCTAAGTATAGAAATGAATGCATGGGTATCAATTGACAAAGCAGGTAAGGTTACACTGATGAATCATCGTTCCGAAATGGGTCAGGGCGCTTACCAGGTAGTTCCGCAAATGATAGCTGAAGAACTGGAAGTGAATCTTAATGATGTAAATATTCAATTTGCACCGGGAAATAATAAGAAATATGGTAGCCAGATAACAGGTGGTAGCTCTACTGTACGTGGTTCCTATAAAAATTTGTTGCGCATGGGCGCTACTGCCCGGGAAATGCTAATTGCAACTGCTGCAAAAAAATGGAATGTTTCCAACACCGAATGTTATGCAGAAAACGCTGCGGTTATACATAAACCAACAGGAAAGAAATTTGGATATGGGGAGCTGGCGGAAGAAGCTGCAAAATCAGAAGCTCCAAAAAATGTACAATTAAAAAAGAGGGAAGCCTATAAAATCATTGGCAAGCCTTTACACAGACAGGACACACCTTCTAAAGTAAATGGCAAAGCAATATTTGGCATAGATAAAAAATTAGAGGGGATGATGTATGCCGTTGTTGAACGCTGCCCGCGTATAGTTGGTAAAGTGAAAAGCTTTGATGACAGTGCCGCAAAAGCAGTTCCTGGTGTAAAACATGTTTTTAAAATTCAACGTGGTGTTTTTGATTCATTACTGGAAGGTGTTGCCGTGGTAGCAGATAATGTTTGGTCTGCCATGCAGGGAAGAAAAGCTTTAAAAGTTGAATGGGATGATGATGGCTTTGAACATTTGAGCACTGCACAGTTATATGAAAGAATGAAAGCTGATTTAAGCAAAGATCATCTGAACGACAGGTCAGCCGGTAATTTTCAAATGGTTTTTGATAAAGCAACAAAGAAAGTAGAAGCCGTATATGAGACCCCTTATGAAAGCCACAGTTGCATGGAACCATTGAATTGTGTGGCGCACGTACATGATAACAAATGTGAAATATGGGGTCCCATACAAGGCCCTGATTGGATACAGGCAGATATTAGTACACACCTGGGTATACCAATTGAAAATGTAACAGTAAATATGACCTTCCTCGGTGGTGGATTTGGCCGAAAAGCATTTACTGACTATCCACATGAAGCAGTGGTAATATCAAAAGAAATTAAAGCGCCTGTTCAGGTTGTTTGGACAAGGGAAGACGATATGACGCAAGGGCCTTTCAGACCTGGAGCAGTTTATGGTTGCAAAGGCGCTATAAACGGAGGCAGGATTGCCGCCATGCAAACCAAAATGGCCACACAAAATATGGATCAGCAAGGGCCCAATGCAGATAAAAGCAAATATAATAGCAGTACGATAGAAGGGCTTTTGAAACCTTATTTAGATGTAATACCTGATTATAGTTTTGGGGATGTACCAACTGCATCTCCCATA
Coding sequences within it:
- a CDS encoding type III pantothenate kinase, with the translated sequence MQTTLCFDFGNTRLKCAIFENETLKDVVILNDAGIETMQQFLHEQKATHSILSSVVNHPPEIEQLLASETTFHKLGHTSKLPFTTPVGKPETIGADRLALIAAAVEIHPGKHNLVIGLGSCITYNFVNKFHEFLGGSISPGLEMRFKAMNQLTAKLPLIKPHWNFPLTGYDTKTNMLSGVILGMCKEIEGIIEEYEMRYANFNALLTGGDMGFFVPHFKKKIFADPHLIYKGLYAINKSNS
- the lptC gene encoding LPS export ABC transporter periplasmic protein LptC; translated protein: MTNLFSHKLYYEAAIIMCCFFVCSCENSMQEVNDLSKKKIGKDIAEDVTSYMSQGAHVKAKLTSPLMTRTEADTAIIEFPKTLQVEFYDDSTKPESHLFANYGKYFEQQGKVFLKDSVIVFNIKGDTLLTNELWWDRDKEIFYTDKKVWINQKDNQKFIGENGMQADQSFKEWTLFQGSGIRNVPDSTLPQ
- a CDS encoding DUF92 domain-containing protein; its protein translation is MHFHDIVILIVIITGVLLSIIFKKLTIHAALTGAIIAWFVFIGTGYTGVIMMTSFFILGTAATLWKIKAKQQLGLAEINKGKRTAPQVIANAGIAALLSIIIWLYPLQKELVSLMIAAVFSSATADTLSSELGNIYGSKFYNIITFKEDQRGLNGVVSIEGTLIGLAGSSIIAIIYAIGFDWTNKYILLIIVAGTTGNLADSLLGATAERKFLLGNNTVNFLNTFTAAITALLLYLL
- a CDS encoding transmembrane 220 family protein yields the protein MKIFNLIFVFLFVLFAALQYNDPDPYIWMPIYLYAAALCWQASRKKFYPKAYIAGIIVYAVYAVYKIFDQNGLLDWLELHHAENIAETMKAEKPWVEETREFFGLVILIIVLLIDLLYARKRKQSV
- a CDS encoding (2Fe-2S)-binding protein encodes the protein MAAYTLQINDKQYKIEADPKMPLLWAIRDLAGLTGTKYGCGIAQCGACTVHLNGTPVRSCSIPVSAAATQKITTIEGLSEDNSHPVQQAWIAEQVPQCGYCQSGQIMTATALLKKNPKPTDKDIDVAMQGNICRCGTYVRIRKAVHTAAEIMSKS
- a CDS encoding xanthine dehydrogenase family protein molybdopterin-binding subunit, which encodes MNTSNKNVSRRNFVRITGISGAALTVGLYLPASAKNKAKIITGEDAVNLSIEMNAWVSIDKAGKVTLMNHRSEMGQGAYQVVPQMIAEELEVNLNDVNIQFAPGNNKKYGSQITGGSSTVRGSYKNLLRMGATAREMLIATAAKKWNVSNTECYAENAAVIHKPTGKKFGYGELAEEAAKSEAPKNVQLKKREAYKIIGKPLHRQDTPSKVNGKAIFGIDKKLEGMMYAVVERCPRIVGKVKSFDDSAAKAVPGVKHVFKIQRGVFDSLLEGVAVVADNVWSAMQGRKALKVEWDDDGFEHLSTAQLYERMKADLSKDHLNDRSAGNFQMVFDKATKKVEAVYETPYESHSCMEPLNCVAHVHDNKCEIWGPIQGPDWIQADISTHLGIPIENVTVNMTFLGGGFGRKAFTDYPHEAVVISKEIKAPVQVVWTREDDMTQGPFRPGAVYGCKGAINGGRIAAMQTKMATQNMDQQGPNADKSKYNSSTIEGLLKPYLDVIPDYSFGDVPTASPIPVMWWRSVYASTNGFAYESFIDELAIAAEKDPLAFRRAHLESNPRYAVLVDKLSEVTNWETRGKNEGWGVAITECFDSIVGEVVKVSKKPSGGVKIDKVIAVMDCGWYVNPDIIKAQVEGSIMMALGAATVHETTFEDGKAVEKNFDRYRMPRFTDAPEIEVHIMDNDEKAGGVGEPGLPPFSPALTNAIFDLTGKRIRKLPFSLDEV